The following proteins are co-located in the Triticum aestivum cultivar Chinese Spring chromosome 1A, IWGSC CS RefSeq v2.1, whole genome shotgun sequence genome:
- the LOC123064161 gene encoding ALA-interacting subunit 1 isoform X2 produces the protein MSVSGSESAASANKPKYSKFTQQELPACKPLLTPGIVIGAFSLIGIIFVPIGLASLSASQEIVELVDRYDEECVTASDKIGFIQDSEANKACTRKITVPKPMKGPIHVYYQLENFYQNHRRYVQSRSDQQLRDKDYKDPKAVAKACDPEATTGDGSLIVPCGLIAWSLFNDTYAFSVNKKSVTVNKKDIAWASDKNSKFGSNVFPVNFQKGGLIGGGNLNDKLPLSEQEDLIVWMRTAALPTFRKLYGRIEADIMASDEITVVIQNNYNTYSFGGTKAVVLSTASWIGGKNNFIGVAYVAVGGICLLLAMGFVVLYVVKPRALGDPAYLSWNKEAAEYSH, from the exons ATGAGTGTGTCAGGGTCGGAGAGCGCGGCCTCGGCCAACAAGCCCAAGT ATTCTAAATTCACGCAGCAGGAGCTCCCGGCATGCAAGCCGTTGCTAACTCCAGGAATC GTCATCGGCGCCTTCTCGCTCATCGGCATCATCTTCGTCCCGATAGGGCTCGCGTCGCTGTCGGCGTCGCAGGAG ATTGTTGAACTGGTAGATCGATATGACGAGGAGTGCGTTACCGCCAGCGACAAGATCGGGTTCATCCAGGACTCCGAGGCCAACAAGGCGTGCACCAGAAAGATCACG GTGCCGAAGCCGATGAAGGGACCCATACACGTCTACTACCAGCTGGAGAACTTCTACCAGAACCACCGGCGGTACGTGCAGAGCCGGAGCGACCAGCAGCTGCGCGACAAGGACTACAAGGACCCCAAGGCGGTGGCCAAGGCCTGCGACCCGGAGGCCACCACCGGCGACGGCTCCCTCATCGTGCCCTGCGGCCTCATCGCCTGGAGCCTCTTCAACGACACCTACGCCTTCTCCGTCAACAAGAAGTCGGTGACGGTGAACAAGAAGGACATCGCCTGGGCCAGCGACAAGAACAGCAAGTTCGGCAGCAACGTCTTCCCCGTCAACTTCCAGAAGGGCGGCCTCATCGGCGGCGGCAACCTCAACGACAAGCTACCT CTGAGCGAGCAGGAGGACCTGATCGTGTGGATGCGGACGGCGGCGCTGCCGACGTTCCGGAAGCTGTACGGGCGGATCGAGGCGGACATCATGGCGAGCGACGAGATCACGGTGGTGATCCAGAACAACTACAACACGTACAGCTTCGGGGGCACCAAGGCGGTGGTGCTGTCGACGGCGTCGTGGATCGGGGGGAAGAACAACTTCATCGGCGTCGCCTACGTGGCCGTCGGCGGCATCTGCCTCCTCCTCGCCATGGGCTTCGTCGTCCTCTACGTCGTCAAGCCAAG GGCCCTCGGAGACCCCGCGTACCTGTCATGGAACAAGGAGGCCGCCGAGTACTCGCACTGA
- the LOC123064161 gene encoding ALA-interacting subunit 1 isoform X1 has protein sequence MSVSGSESAASANKPKYSKFTQQELPACKPLLTPGIVIGAFSLIGIIFVPIGLASLSASQEIVELVDRYDEECVTASDKIGFIQDSEANKACTRKITKTTWHLCVQVPKPMKGPIHVYYQLENFYQNHRRYVQSRSDQQLRDKDYKDPKAVAKACDPEATTGDGSLIVPCGLIAWSLFNDTYAFSVNKKSVTVNKKDIAWASDKNSKFGSNVFPVNFQKGGLIGGGNLNDKLPLSEQEDLIVWMRTAALPTFRKLYGRIEADIMASDEITVVIQNNYNTYSFGGTKAVVLSTASWIGGKNNFIGVAYVAVGGICLLLAMGFVVLYVVKPRALGDPAYLSWNKEAAEYSH, from the exons ATGAGTGTGTCAGGGTCGGAGAGCGCGGCCTCGGCCAACAAGCCCAAGT ATTCTAAATTCACGCAGCAGGAGCTCCCGGCATGCAAGCCGTTGCTAACTCCAGGAATC GTCATCGGCGCCTTCTCGCTCATCGGCATCATCTTCGTCCCGATAGGGCTCGCGTCGCTGTCGGCGTCGCAGGAG ATTGTTGAACTGGTAGATCGATATGACGAGGAGTGCGTTACCGCCAGCGACAAGATCGGGTTCATCCAGGACTCCGAGGCCAACAAGGCGTGCACCAGAAAGATCACG AAGACAACATGGCATCTTTGTGTTCAGGTGCCGAAGCCGATGAAGGGACCCATACACGTCTACTACCAGCTGGAGAACTTCTACCAGAACCACCGGCGGTACGTGCAGAGCCGGAGCGACCAGCAGCTGCGCGACAAGGACTACAAGGACCCCAAGGCGGTGGCCAAGGCCTGCGACCCGGAGGCCACCACCGGCGACGGCTCCCTCATCGTGCCCTGCGGCCTCATCGCCTGGAGCCTCTTCAACGACACCTACGCCTTCTCCGTCAACAAGAAGTCGGTGACGGTGAACAAGAAGGACATCGCCTGGGCCAGCGACAAGAACAGCAAGTTCGGCAGCAACGTCTTCCCCGTCAACTTCCAGAAGGGCGGCCTCATCGGCGGCGGCAACCTCAACGACAAGCTACCT CTGAGCGAGCAGGAGGACCTGATCGTGTGGATGCGGACGGCGGCGCTGCCGACGTTCCGGAAGCTGTACGGGCGGATCGAGGCGGACATCATGGCGAGCGACGAGATCACGGTGGTGATCCAGAACAACTACAACACGTACAGCTTCGGGGGCACCAAGGCGGTGGTGCTGTCGACGGCGTCGTGGATCGGGGGGAAGAACAACTTCATCGGCGTCGCCTACGTGGCCGTCGGCGGCATCTGCCTCCTCCTCGCCATGGGCTTCGTCGTCCTCTACGTCGTCAAGCCAAG GGCCCTCGGAGACCCCGCGTACCTGTCATGGAACAAGGAGGCCGCCGAGTACTCGCACTGA